The window GCGATCAAGTCGGCATCTCGTTTGCCGGTTACCAAGTCAACGACACATTCTTTGACCGGAGCCGGTGTGTCAGGAGGGAAGTCGAGCAATTGTTCGGACGTCGCACCGGCACGGACATTCGTTGCCACTGTTCGCCAGAGGGCGGGCGTATCCGAAACAGCGACTTCCGCGGCGGAGTCGATTGCTCGAGCGGTATCGATGTTCGCGTTTGGGATTTCAATCTGGATCGCCAGCCATCGACAAAACGTGGCCAAGTGACGAGAGGGTTGTGCGTGGCGGATCGAACGACGAATTCCCCAGTTCATCCACGCCGCGAAGCACGCGAGAATGACGATCACGATCAATGCGGCAAACAGGTAGTGTTGCACAAACGTTTGGGCGATCTGTTCGACGGAAGGTGCAAAGGGTGACGCGATGTGTTGCGATTCGGCGATCGAAATCAAGATCCATGGCAAGACAAAGAACGCCACCACCGCAGCGACCAACATGTTGAGAATCGGATTGATTGCAGCCAGCCAAACTTGTCGTCGTTGGTCCTCGCGTTGGCGGATCAGTCGGGCGGTTTCGTGGATGGCCGCCGTGGAACCAGTCTCAGCCATGATTTGCATGGCGATGCGAATCGGCGTTTGATACGGCAAGGACAACGAGGCCATCGCGACTGATGGGGATTGGCCATGCTTGACCCGCGCACGAACAAACTCTGCGGCGCGACCGAGACGCCCGAGTGCCACGTCATTCAATCCTGCCAGGCCGGATACGAGTGAACGCCCTGAAGCGGCCATCGCGGAGACCTCCTCCAGCAACATCGCGAGCGACTCGTCGTTGAGTTGGAACGATTTGGTTGACGAGGCGGGTGTCGGAGTGGGGTTGCTCGTCATGACGTTCGCCCCAAAACGCGGAAGACTTCTTCCTGGTCGGTGACGCGTTCTTCAATCAATCGTTCGGCTTGGTGACGCAGCGATTCGATTCCGGCCGCTTCGAGGATTCGGTCGAGTTCCAGTGCGGGCAATTGCTTTGCCAAGGCATCGAAGATGGCCGGTCCACATTGGGAATGGTTTAAGTCAACGATTTGTGAGACCGGCACCCGGCCAGCGTATCCCGTGCCGTGACAGCAAGAACAATCCCGCGATGCCTTTGGGCCGGCGTCGCAGGCATCGCATCGTCGGCGCAGCAATCGTTGGCACATCACGCCACGCAGTCCGCTTTGAATCGCGAAAGTAGGCAAATTCATTTGCACCAATCGACGCAACGTTCCGCCCACGGTTCCCGCATGAATCGACGAGAAACAAAGGTGACCCGTCATCGATGCGGCCAGCACAGCCTCGGCGGTTTCAACGTCGCGAATTTCGCTGACCAACAACACCTCCGCATCTTGTCGGACGGCGGCACGCATCGCGGACGCCAGTGTCAAACCGCTGCCGGATTGCAGTTGGCTTTGACTGATCGAGTCGATCACGGATTCGATTGGGTCCTCGATCGATAGAACGCTCCTGCGAAACTCTCCGCCGGCGATGTGCGACAGGCAGGCGTACAGCGTCGTCGTCTTCCCGCTCCCGGCAGGCCCGGCGACCAACAACCAACCATCGCGAGCGTCGCAAATCGTTTGGAGACGATCCAGCGTGCAAGCACCAAGGCCGAGTTCGTGCAACTGTCGAACGCTTTCGCGTTCTTCCATGATTCGGATGGCGGCACGATTGCCATGAACGGTCGGGAAGACTCCCAATCGCATCTCACGCTCGAGATCGCTTCCGTTGCGTTCTGCATCGCCACTTCGCCAACGCAGCGGTCCTTCCTGAGGCACTCCCATCCGGTACGACGGCAATCCCGCCAGCGCCATCAGTCGTGCTACTGGATCGCTTTCGTCGCTCCGTGGGAATGATTCAACTGGTTGCAGTACGCCGTCGATTCGAAAGGAGATCTCCCACGATTCCATTCGCGGTTGAATGTGCACGTCGCTGGCACCGCACTGGATGGCAGACGTCAAGCAAGACTGGATCACTTCGATTGCGAAGTTAGGATCCGCGGGAGACAGACGAGACGCGGGGCTGATCACCGATGAAAGTTCTCCAGCGAAAATTCGGGGCACGAAACCGCCACGTGCCGCAGGACGTTAGACTAACGGATTCCCCCGAGGGAAGTATGCGTCGAGCGTAAAAAGTTTCGAACAAGACAACAGGCTGGAAGCCGATCCCACTTTCTATCTGTGCGAGGATGACATGAAGCGATCACAACGTCGAAACGGATTCACTCTGTTGGAGTTGCTCGTTGTGACCGGCGTCATTGGGATCCTGATTGGGTTGTTGTTGCCTGCGGTGCAGGCGGCACGTGAGGCGGCAAGGCGAATGAGCTGCAGCAACAACCTTGGGCAAATCGCTCTTGGCGTGACTCAGTACCACGACGCGTTTGGGCATCTGCCACCGCATGGAACCGGGACGTTCAACAACGCCAATGATCCGCTGACCACCAACCAGTTTCGGTTGAGTTATCTGGTGTCGATCACTCCGTTCGTTGGCAAGGTTCCTCTGTGGGAAGCGATCAGCGAAGGCTATGTGGGGCAGCCGCCGGAGGGCGATCACAGTGATGTGGATTACGACTTCTTACCCTACGACGAAGTGGATTATGGAGTGATGGGCGGGGGTGACGTGCAACATCGGTATGAACCCATGGGACCATCGCCTTCCATCGCGGCGTACACCCCATGGGAAAACGAAGTCGGGATGTATCGGTGCCCATCTGATCCCGGATTGGGATCGCCCTCGCTCGGGCGAACGAACTACGCCGCGTGCCTTGGTGATGCGATCGAAGGGTTGGATGAAGGATTGTGGATACACGACGGAACCGCTTGGTCAGCCAGTGGCAAGTTGCAAATGGAAGCGACCGGGCGCGGTATGTTCGTGCCTCGCAAGATCACGTCCTACAGCGATGTGAAAGACGGTTTGTCCGCGACGATTTTGCTTGGGGAGATTTGCACGGACTTGGGCGACAACGACATTCGAACGTTTCCTTCGTTGAACAACGGCTGGGGCGGCGGCGTGCTGGATGATGTCGCGATCTGTCGAACGCAAATCGATTCCACGCGGCCTATGTTTTGGGAAGCTGGGAAGGTTCAGCTTCCAACCAACCCAGGGCATGGACGCGGTGCTCGCTGGGCAGACGCGTCGTCTTTGATGACCGGGTTCAACACGACATTGCGTCCCAATGCAGAAATTTGTTTTGGGGGCAATGCAACCACGATCGGCACGCTGACGATGAGCAGCCGTCATCAGGGCGGCGGCCATATCGCGATGGCGGACGGATCGATCAAATTCATCACCGATTCGATTGATGCCGGGTGGGGTGCTGGGACCGTGATTCTCAATGGGGAAGGCGAGCGCGCACCCGGGAGTCCCAGTCCTTTCGGATTGTGGGGCGCTCTTGGTACTCGTGATCAGAGTGAGATGTTCGACTATGAATACTGATTCTCGTTTGTATTCAGGCCGTTGGCATCGGCTGTAGCACGGTGGTCTCCACCGTGAGTTTGCGCTCGTCTCGGTGGGGGACCACCGAGTTACAGGTTGGGATGCTAGGTTGCCTTCGTAGGCCGGACCGAAACGAAGTGGAGTTCCGGCAGCTCTCTGAACGCTGACACGCAAACGACAGACAACAATCGTTCGACACTGCCGTAGCACGGTGGTCCCCACCGTGAGTTTGCGCTCGTCTCAGTGGAGGACCACCGAGTTACAGGTTGGGATGCTAGGTTGCCTTCGTAGGCCGGACCGAAACGAAGTGGAGTTCCGGCAGCTCTCTAAACGCCAACACGCAAACAACTGAGAACAATGGTTTGACTCTTCCGTAGCACGGTGGTCTCCACCGTGAGTTCGCGTATGTCTCGGTGGAGGACCACTGAGCTACAGGTTGGGATGCTGGGTTGCCTTCGTAGGCCGGACCGAAACGAAGTGGAGTTCCGGCATTCACTTCAAAGTTGGTCGGCTTGGAAGGTGTCGCCTTGATTCAGGTCACCTGTTTTCAAGCCTTTGGTGAACCAACGCAATCGCTGTTCGCTGGTGCCGTGGTTGAAAGTCTCGGGTTGGACGTAACCTCGGCTACGTTTTTGCAGCGTGTCGTCGCCGATGGCCCGCGCGGCCGTCATCGCTTCTTCGATGTCCCCGTCTTCAATGATGCGGTATTTCTTTTCCGCATGATGCAGCATCACTCCAGCGAAGAAGTCGGCTTGCAATTCCAATCGAACCGAATACTTGTTGTATTCGACTTCGGGAACCCTTTGGCGAATTTGATCCAGTTGGTCGGTGTATCCCAGCAGGTTCTGAACGTGATGGCCAACTTCATGGGCGACCACATAGGCTTGTGCAAAGTCCCCCGGTGCACCGAGTTGGCGAGCGAGTTGGCCGAAAAAGGATGTGTCGAGATAAACCTTTTCATCGGCCGGGCAATAGAAAGGGCCCGTGCCGCTGCTGGCCATGCCGCATCCGCTGTTGACCTGGTCTTTGAAAAGCACCAACGTCGGTTTTTTGTAGTCGCGACCGGCCTGAGCAAACAGATCCGTCCAGACATCTTCGGTGTCAGCGAACACCGTGCTGACAAATTCGCCGGCTTCGATTTCTTGCGGGGTCAGCTCGACTTCGCCGCCGGCACCACCGGGGGCAGGTTGTTGAGCGGCTTGTTGTAGAAACTGCTGTGGGTTGCCGCCCAGCAATCCGATGATGATCGCGATGACAATCACTCCGATTCCGCCACCGACCACCGCGCCACCGCCGCTGGTTCGACGATCTTCCACATTGTCACTTTGTCGTCGTCCACGCCAACGCATGCCGCACCTGCTGTTTGATTCGTTTTTGAAAAGAAAAGGGCGTCGGTCCAATCGGAGACGCTCGCGAATTGTCACACAATTGTTCAGGTGAGAAAAGCATTGGGAAGGGAACTGCAACCGCTGGAAAGTGTGCCACTGTCGTGCCGAGGGATATCCCTCAGTCGGCATTGATCCAGTGCAAAACTGGGGTCAGCGGAAACGCCCAGTGTGCGTTGGATTGTCGCGAAACCGGTTGTGACCTAGGTTTGGCGTGAGAATCAGCAATTCAGTGGGCAAATGAAACCAATTGGCCCCCTCATTTGGCTGTTCTTGGAACGCGAATGGGCCCCATCAGGGTAAGATGGCTCGCCTATTCAGCCCTCTTATCAATTCGCCGGTATGCCATCTTCTTTGTCGCTGATCCGATTGCCCGCTTTGTCGATTGTGGATTTGGTGGGTGCAGACGCCACCGCGATCCTGCACAACTTGACCACAAACGACGTCAAAAAGCTGACCGCCGATGGTCCGCAGCACGCTGGATTGGAAACGTTCATCACCAATGTTCGTGGAAAGTGCTTGGGACACGTCGTCGTCTTTGCCACGCAAGATGGCTACCGAATGATTGGTGCTCCAGGCATCGTCGCGACCGCTGACAACTCTGGTACCGTCCGCCAGTCACAAGCGATCGCGGAACACGCCGACCGATACACCATTCGCGAAGACGCGACGCCGGTGATTCGTGACGAAGAGTTGGCCGCTTGGATGGTCATCGATGGTGACGCTGAACCAGTTCAGACGACTCCGTTGCCGAACATGACCAACCAAGACGGCGTCGATTCGTATCAGTTGCCGTGGGTAAAATCCGGCACATTGTTCCTGCTGCCGATCGATACCGCCGCGGAACATCCATCGCGGATCGCGGACCGTTTGGGTGTGAATGCCGAATCGTTGGCGATGGGTGACGAAAACGATTTTCATGTTCACCGCGTTGCGGCCGGGTTCCCATGGTTCGGGATCGATCTGACCGACGCTCATCTGCCGCAAGAAGCCGATCGAGAAACCCAAACGATCAGCTTCACAAAGGGCTGCTATCTCGGGCAAGAAACCGTGGCCCGGCTCGACGCATTGGGTCAGGTCCAAAAGAAATTGGTGCGTTGGAAATTGTCAGGTTTGCCCGCGGGGGCTGAGCCGGCGGCGGACGACAAACTGCGAGCGTTGGACGCACCGGAGGATGCCAAGCCGGTCGGCAGAATCACCAGCGTTGGGCGGATCGACGATCAAGGCGAAGGATTGGCGATGGGCTATGCCCGCCGGAGCCATTTCGAAGCCGGTGAGAAATTGGCCGGCATGATATCGGCGGGGGACGTGGGCGATGTGGCCTACACCGCAGAAGTGTTACCGCCCGTGTTGGGAGATTCGCCGGAATGAACGATTTAACGCTCGAAGAGTTCGCCGATCTGTTGGAACTGGTTCGCCAGGGCGACGACGACGCAACCGCGGTCTTGTGGGAACGTTACTTCCAACCCCTCGTTCGGCTGGCAGGAACTCGACTGCCAAAGAACCTTCGGCGGTCTGGCGACGAAGAAGACATAGCGCTCTCTGCGTTTCACAGTTTCATTGCGGGAGTTCGACGTGAAAAGTTCCCCGATTTGTCGGGGCCGGATAATTTGTGGGGATTGCTGATCACGTTGACCAGCCGAAAGGTGAACGCTCATTTGCGTCGTCAAACGCGGCAAAAACGCGGTGGCGGCCAAGTCCGCGGTGAGTCAGTCTTCTTGGACGCGTCGGGCGATTCCGGCCGGGCTGGGTTGGAACAATTCGCTGGACGAGGCGAATCCGACAACACTCCACCGGATTTGAGGTTGGAATTGGCGGAGGCGTGCGAGAGATTGTTGGATGATTTGCCGGACGAACAATTGCGAGAAATCGCAGTGATGCGGATGGATGGTTTTTTGGTAGACGAGATCGCGACCAAATTGGGCGTGAGCAAACGTGCGGTCGAACGAAGACTGCAGTTAATTCGCAAAACGTGGACCGAAGCGGCGGAGTCCGTGCCCGACCAAACATAAAAGCGGTGCCGAACTCTCGAAAACACACTTCGATCACAGATAGCTACGGAAGTGATTCGCGATGAATTTAAGTGATTTGCCTGCCCGCGAATTGGCCCGCCTCGATGCGGTCTGCTTGGAATATGAATCCTCGCTGCGGCAAGTCGCCGATGGAG of the Rhodopirellula baltica SH 1 genome contains:
- the ygfZ gene encoding CAF17-like 4Fe-4S cluster assembly/insertion protein YgfZ; protein product: MPSSLSLIRLPALSIVDLVGADATAILHNLTTNDVKKLTADGPQHAGLETFITNVRGKCLGHVVVFATQDGYRMIGAPGIVATADNSGTVRQSQAIAEHADRYTIREDATPVIRDEELAAWMVIDGDAEPVQTTPLPNMTNQDGVDSYQLPWVKSGTLFLLPIDTAAEHPSRIADRLGVNAESLAMGDENDFHVHRVAAGFPWFGIDLTDAHLPQEADRETQTISFTKGCYLGQETVARLDALGQVQKKLVRWKLSGLPAGAEPAADDKLRALDAPEDAKPVGRITSVGRIDDQGEGLAMGYARRSHFEAGEKLAGMISAGDVGDVAYTAEVLPPVLGDSPE
- the ypfJ gene encoding KPN_02809 family neutral zinc metallopeptidase, with the protein product MRWRGRRQSDNVEDRRTSGGGAVVGGGIGVIVIAIIIGLLGGNPQQFLQQAAQQPAPGGAGGEVELTPQEIEAGEFVSTVFADTEDVWTDLFAQAGRDYKKPTLVLFKDQVNSGCGMASSGTGPFYCPADEKVYLDTSFFGQLARQLGAPGDFAQAYVVAHEVGHHVQNLLGYTDQLDQIRQRVPEVEYNKYSVRLELQADFFAGVMLHHAEKKYRIIEDGDIEEAMTAARAIGDDTLQKRSRGYVQPETFNHGTSEQRLRWFTKGLKTGDLNQGDTFQADQL
- a CDS encoding type II secretion system F family protein, which encodes MTSNPTPTPASSTKSFQLNDESLAMLLEEVSAMAASGRSLVSGLAGLNDVALGRLGRAAEFVRARVKHGQSPSVAMASLSLPYQTPIRIAMQIMAETGSTAAIHETARLIRQREDQRRQVWLAAINPILNMLVAAVVAFFVLPWILISIAESQHIASPFAPSVEQIAQTFVQHYLFAALIVIVILACFAAWMNWGIRRSIRHAQPSRHLATFCRWLAIQIEIPNANIDTARAIDSAAEVAVSDTPALWRTVATNVRAGATSEQLLDFPPDTPAPVKECVVDLVTGKRDADLIAHDLRKLSELHDERANRQQSWWLQNVPHWIAWIVMIAIIIVLLRTAISPLLNAIGEFV
- a CDS encoding DUF1559 domain-containing protein, with amino-acid sequence MKRSQRRNGFTLLELLVVTGVIGILIGLLLPAVQAAREAARRMSCSNNLGQIALGVTQYHDAFGHLPPHGTGTFNNANDPLTTNQFRLSYLVSITPFVGKVPLWEAISEGYVGQPPEGDHSDVDYDFLPYDEVDYGVMGGGDVQHRYEPMGPSPSIAAYTPWENEVGMYRCPSDPGLGSPSLGRTNYAACLGDAIEGLDEGLWIHDGTAWSASGKLQMEATGRGMFVPRKITSYSDVKDGLSATILLGEICTDLGDNDIRTFPSLNNGWGGGVLDDVAICRTQIDSTRPMFWEAGKVQLPTNPGHGRGARWADASSLMTGFNTTLRPNAEICFGGNATTIGTLTMSSRHQGGGHIAMADGSIKFITDSIDAGWGAGTVILNGEGERAPGSPSPFGLWGALGTRDQSEMFDYEY
- a CDS encoding GspE/PulE family protein; amino-acid sequence: MPRIFAGELSSVISPASRLSPADPNFAIEVIQSCLTSAIQCGASDVHIQPRMESWEISFRIDGVLQPVESFPRSDESDPVARLMALAGLPSYRMGVPQEGPLRWRSGDAERNGSDLEREMRLGVFPTVHGNRAAIRIMEERESVRQLHELGLGACTLDRLQTICDARDGWLLVAGPAGSGKTTTLYACLSHIAGGEFRRSVLSIEDPIESVIDSISQSQLQSGSGLTLASAMRAAVRQDAEVLLVSEIRDVETAEAVLAASMTGHLCFSSIHAGTVGGTLRRLVQMNLPTFAIQSGLRGVMCQRLLRRRCDACDAGPKASRDCSCCHGTGYAGRVPVSQIVDLNHSQCGPAIFDALAKQLPALELDRILEAAGIESLRHQAERLIEERVTDQEEVFRVLGRTS
- a CDS encoding ECF-type sigma factor, whose product is MNDLTLEEFADLLELVRQGDDDATAVLWERYFQPLVRLAGTRLPKNLRRSGDEEDIALSAFHSFIAGVRREKFPDLSGPDNLWGLLITLTSRKVNAHLRRQTRQKRGGGQVRGESVFLDASGDSGRAGLEQFAGRGESDNTPPDLRLELAEACERLLDDLPDEQLREIAVMRMDGFLVDEIATKLGVSKRAVERRLQLIRKTWTEAAESVPDQT